CTGACCAGAAGAAGTCATCGCATTCATGGCTGGTCGGGTCTTCACGGCCACAGCAGGTACTTGAAGAAATAATAAGCATGCACTCCCGCGACGAACAGAGGCTGAACCTCTACCAAATATGATAGTATTAAGCGGCCGCCATGTTCCATCCCGAGATGAATGCGTCCTCCATACGCACACACTGACCATCCAAGATTTGATGAGAGAGTCCGCCGACCGACTGTCCTCCAAGGCCTGAGGGGTCATCCCGACATCGTTCAGCACCCGCAGCTCACGCTAGCCGGCCATATGTGCCCCTCCGATCGGCGTGCCGACTACCAGCAATGTACCCTCCATCTACCCGAGCGCTGGTTTTTTCGCCAGGCATAACACGATCCCGTAGTGCATGGCTAGGATGCATATTCAGCATTCACGTTGATAGGTAGTTGGACTCGTTGACCTACTGCAGTACGGAGGCACGTTTCATTGTGACGGCGGAGATAGACCTCCCAAAACCTACCTGCCAGATTGTCTGAGTCCTTATTGTACCAGGGGCGGGTTGCCCAGTCGAAATAACATTTCTGATCCGATGTGTCGCAATGCTATACACAAATATGTTAAAAATGTATACCCCCTTGCTGTTAAAGAGTAGAGTATCTACATACTCCATAGATGGACTGCTCAACCCCAGTCCGCTCTCGTTCAgcgacctcggcgtcggctaGGCAATGAAATGCTCCCAACAGCACATCATCTTCCCTCGGGCGACGCCCTGCAGACAGCGCTACGGGCAAcaaggagaggaagagaagctTCATAGTCGTCGACTGATGTCTCGAGAGTTTAAGGGCTTGGTGGCGGTTCTTAAACCAACTAATACGGAATCTGGGGGACAACAGGTGTCTTTATAGGCCATTGCATTGGCGTTAATGGAAATGATATACATGCGTAATATTAGTGGCAAATCAGCCTCAGTGATAGCCATATATTAGTTATCCCTTAGGTACGATCTAGGTGGGAGCCTGATATTGAGACGTACGGATGCCTATAGTTGGTACCTGCTGAATGCACGGAGCCATTTTGGCTCTACCCGGGCGAGTTGCATTTTTAAGGGTATCACTATTTATATCGTAGCAGTACTAACTATACACAGAATGCCACGACTTTTACGTATAGGCTCTAGAAGTGTGCGATAGGAGAATGCGCTACTATGAAAGCGACGTCGAGAGAGTGAATCGTAGACTACTCGTAGTTAATACGTTACGTAAAAGGGGTCTTTCGCATCacgagaagaaggggaaggAAGATATAAGGACGTAAGACTTATAATATAGATATAATATAACACCTTATCTATGTGTTTAAAGCGCGGTGACGATATCAGGCCAGGTTGCTCCGATAGGCAGGCCTTTTTAAAAAGGAACCCCACCCCCCTTGATAGCTCTCGATATCCCCGAGCCCTCCTAAAGATAGAGTCTTCGTTATCGTAATGCCCTACGAGCCATCCTTATAGGCAGCCGCCCTACGTAACCCTCCATGGCTCTAGATACGTCCCTTTATACGATATCATTACTGTTTGCTAGCGACGGCAGTCGGCACGTTAGGATAGCAGCTATGGTTAAAGTATACTCGGAACTCCGGTGGCGTTTATAATCTTCATGTCCTCTCTAGCCCTTTGACCCCAGTATACATCATTAAACTCTCAAGTCATCGAAATCAAATAGATTTGAGCACTACAAATGTCAGTGTGTCAAATCCAAATCTCCTTACGAGATGACTGGACTCGGTCTCCGTCAACCCTACTCCaagccccgccgccccgactACGACGTCGTATCCCGAGAGGCTCGTATTGCAAAAGACGAGCGTCTTGCcctcgatggccttgagccgGTGGCCCCATCGAAGCATGCCCTCGGGGAGCGATGCGATCAGAATCTCCCTGAGCCTCGCGCGGTCGATGTCGAGACGCTCGCCCAGTGAcctgtcctcggcgccgcgcaccaTGTGGTAGTTGAGGTCTttgtcgacgatggcggcgtacTGGCCGTCGTAGCAGGCGTGCTATTCGAACTCGTCGAACAGACCGGCCGCTCtcatggcggccatgcccgtcTTTGTGTGCAGGTCCAGCGTTCCTCCCTGGCCGAGAAAGTCGGgcgacgcctcgccctcaAACACAGTGACATGCACACCCCCGCGATGTAGCATCCTGGCCAGCATGCACCCTGTCATTCATGTTGAGCACGGCTGTCCATGAGATGGATGACGGGGTGCCGTGACATGCGAACCTACCTGCGGGCCCGGCACCGATGACAGCGACCGACGTCGCTCCCATCGTAGTCAACGAGGTGTCTGGACATGTGGCTTTGAAACAGTGTCGAGTTCATAGGGTCACGTTTCCGTTCGTGGAGCGAGGTGGTAGGTAGTACGTACGCAGTGCCTCTGAACTGCCGGGCTATTTCGGGAGGAATGGCGGCAGCCGGCTTTCCGGATCGCGAGCTGAGaggcccgtcgacgccgcgccgcatcaTGACGAACACGACAGACACCCTTTTTTGGAGCCAGTCATGCAGGGCGCTCCACCGTCGCGCGTTCGACAGCCGCAGACACCGGACTCTGCAACAAGCCAGTAGCTGCGAGCCATGGCTATGGTGCCCAAAAAGCCAAGTGAAGGGATGCGAGGTTAGCTGAGACGTAGGGTAACTAGTTAAGCCGCTGTCGAGgctggatgggtggatggatggctcgAAACAACACTGGTGCACGAGCGACAAGTCTCGGACACGGTGTTTAGGTCCCTAAAGGTCCTAAAAGGATGGTAGTAGATGGGTGGTACAAACACGAGTTTCTTCGGGCGTTGCAGCCCTCAAGCAGGATGGGTCCCCCCTGCATATATGCCACTCTACTCCGTACTCTATGCGAGAGATCTTCGCAAAAGTCGAATCGCAggagtcgagtcgagcctgcatgcatgcatgcatgtgtCACCCACACACAGCGGATCACGACCCTGGCAGCATGAGCTGGAACCCAGTGGCCGTGCCAGTCCCGTCTTCCTGCTCCTGCTTCCGCCGCTTGgacgcgcgccctcgagggctGGACAGTTTCGTGAAACGACGCctcacacacactcacatGCGCACACGCGCCCACCGAAGCCGACAATGGTGGTGTGCTGTGGTGTGCTGTGGTGTGCTGGGCTGGTGCCGAGAAACATGGATCCGAGACATGACAAAGAGACAGTCCATCGAACACGAAGAGGAAGCGTAAGGTAAGTTAGCCGGCAGGTAAAAAAGCAACCTGGAACAACATGGTTGGGGAAGCacaggccggcggcggcggcgcgcaacagacagacagccagccagccagccagccagccgggtTGGAGCTGCCCTGGAAAGGCAGGGCGCTCCACTCACTGCACGTGCCGGGGCGCGTTTGCAGGGCATCCcgtctctctcccccccccctggagctggagctggagctggagacTGACAGTCCCGTCCCTGTGGCTCCAGCATCCATTGATCCTTCGGGCGTTCAGTGGCCGCGTGCAGGCGGTGCGGTGGGACAGAGGGAGGCCGGGCCCCCCACTGACACCGTCCGGCACAGCGCACATCTCACTGTTGCCAAGCCAAGGTACTAATTTAGTACCAAAGCAAGGTTGGCTGCCCTGCCTCCTCGAGTCCTTGAGGGGGCAGCCCGCCTCCGCTACACGCGTCCGGTCCCTGGTGCCACCCAAAGCTGCAACGTAGGTACTCTGTAGGTACTGCCCTTGTTCCTTCTCCTGCAGGCCCAACAACTGCGAAAGAAAGGCACAGCACGCCAACGGATCCAAGCCAGAGCCGGACTGGGTTGGTGCTCGCTCTCTCCTCTTGATCGacaatcaccaccaccaccaccaccaccaccacggctcTGCCGCCTGTTGTCGTCTACAAACAACACACCTCGACCTGTTCGACCCTCGTtcgcttcgccgccgccgcagacgctcgccgccccgtctGCCCGTTCTTGTCGCCGCTCGTTGTTGGGCCATGTTATTTCGATGCCGTGCCGGCCACCGTCGTCCGTCAATGCGTAATTCTTCGCCGGCTCCTCCATATTGTCGCTCATAAcccggctcctcgcccttcAGCTCCGCGTCCAGACCGGCCCCCTGAACGCCGTCGAGCCTTCCAACAACCGTCGaaccgcatcgtcgccggcccaAAACACGCCCGCATCATGCAGCCCGCGTCCGCATCGCAGCGAAGCTACGCGCAACGGCGCTCCCCCGGCGCAGAccctgggccgccgcccaacgtGCGGCCCAACTCGCCCGGAGTCGCCATGCAGCCACGCTCCTCCACAGCTTCGTCGAGGTCTGGCCAGAGCAGCGGCTCCCGGCGGACGACCCGAGATGTGAGCAGCCCTGCCCTCCTGCTGGCCGCGCGCTTCCCTtctggctggcgccgcgcgctcgaccTGCGTCGCCGCAAGAAGCACAAGACTAACCTTGACCTGCTCCGAATCCTACAGGGCTcgggtggcagcggcagcggcagctccagctccagcgtGCCCTTGTCCCAAATCGAGAAGAGCGTCACCCACCTGCTCGTCGCGACCAAGCAACTGCTGGAGACGCTGACGCAGTGGTCGCGCGGCCAGGCTACTGACTCCCAGGTATCTGACGTCTACGTTCGGCTCGGTTACGAATTCAACATGGCGTGCCGCGCCTTCAccgccatcaacgtcgaCACCTCCGATCTGGGCAACGTCCCCGACCTGCTCAGACAcatcctcgaggccaccCTGAGCCAGGAAGCGAGCGCCGAAAGCCTGGAGAAGTACCTACCGAGAATACGAGACATAATCATCAACCTGCTGCACGGGCTGAAGCGCAAGCAGCAGAGGTTGCGGCAGAAACAGCAGGGCAAGGACCGCGACGGCAACCCCCTACCggagaggacgacgagcgtAAGCACGGTaggcagcggcaccagcggccTCACGAACCTGTTGGAGGAGGGTCTGGAGAACGGCTATCGACCGGATTCGCAGCGCAGTGAGCGTCCACAACCACCGGCCGTCAATTCGTCGCCCAGTCGTCGCTTCAACGCACAAAGAGACCAGTCCCGCGGCTCGCTTGCCTCCGAGCAGTCGTCGCTCTCCAGCACTACGATGCAAAACATCCCCGTCTTGCCCCCGTACCCGCCCGAAGACTCGACAATGCCGTCCGCGTCCTCGATAGGCGACCTCGGTGCCtttcctccgccgccgccgccgcctcccgacAGTCagtcgagcgccttggctgCTCTGCAAAAGGGAGGAGatctcgagcgccgcgcctcgcgaCGATACTCTCAGTACCAAATATCGAagcatctcggcggcgtcaacggGGTGCCCATGCTGCCCCCACAGACTACACCAATACCAAATAGAGGCCAGAAGGAGGCGCGAGAGTCGTTGCGTGCCGTGCAGTCGCGAGAATCTGTTCGCCACAGCCGAACCATTTCGACGCAATCGAGAAatgccggcctcgactcATCTCCAGCCAGAATTCCGAGCCGCGTGTCCGAGGAGCCCCCGACTCCAGTGGCAGAGCCCTCCAAGGCTTTGCCGGAAAGCCCGGCGGTACGAAGCCCCGACGACAAATACGCCCCAAGTGCCACGATCAGCGGTCCGCTACAGGAGCCGTCATCGTTTGCGCCCGAGACgaaacgcggcggcgacgatgagccgACAAAGAAGGAGCAGATCAAGTCGGAGGATGTTCCCACTGCCCCTCAGCCCCCCGAACCGAAGCACAACGAGTCTTTCTTTCAGGTATCGCCCCCGCCTACGCCCACCAAGGACCTCACGCTGTTCCTGCAGTACAAGTCCAAGGTCAAGAAGATTGTGCTTCCGGAAGGACGCGACGAGCTTTCCATCGGGCGGCTCCAGCTTGCCTTTATTGAAAAGTTCTCTTGGAACACACAGCAGAACGGCGCAGACCTCCCCGAGATATATATTCAGGATCCCGTCTCTGGCGTGCGccacgagctcgaggactTGTCTGACGTAAAGGACCGGACCGTCCTGGTGCTCAACGTGGAGGCCCTGGACGAGGTCAAGAGACACATTGACGACGGCATGTCTGCGCTGACCAAGATTGTCCGCGAAGTGAAGCAacacgtcgacgaccagGGCGTCACCCTCCAAAGAGTGTCCGATCGGCAACGTGAGACTGCGACTGAGCTGGCGCgactggccgcggcgccttcgccgacACCGCCCGTGGACGGCTCGAAGCCGGTTATTGGTGCTGGCAAGAAGCTCGGGGCGGGACAGCTTGGCGAGTTGCGAAGCTTACGCCGCGACCTTGCGGTCATGCGGCAGACATACTCTACTTTCCAGACCGAAGTCGAGAACTCCATGTCTGCAATCCgcagcaaggccgccaacgtcAAGACGGtagcggccaaggcggcgatCCCGGACATCGAGGGCGATGCCGGGTATTCTTAT
Above is a genomic segment from Purpureocillium takamizusanense chromosome 2, complete sequence containing:
- a CDS encoding uncharacterized protein (EggNog:ENOG503NZUQ~COG:C), coding for MGATSVAVIGAGPAGCMLARMLHRGGVHVTVFEGEASPDFLGQGGTLDLHTKTGMAAMRAAGLFDEFE
- the BUD6 gene encoding Bud site selection protein 6 (COG:S~EggNog:ENOG503NVUH~BUSCO:EOG09261I1I) — its product is MQPASASQRSYAQRRSPGADPGPPPNVRPNSPGVAMQPRSSTASSRSGQSSGSRRTTRDGSGGSGSGSSSSSVPLSQIEKSVTHLLVATKQLLETLTQWSRGQATDSQVSDVYVRLGYEFNMACRAFTAINVDTSDLGNVPDLLRHILEATLSQEASAESLEKYLPRIRDIIINLLHGLKRKQQRLRQKQQGKDRDGNPLPERTTSVSTVGSGTSGLTNLLEEGLENGYRPDSQRSERPQPPAVNSSPSRRFNAQRDQSRGSLASEQSSLSSTTMQNIPVLPPYPPEDSTMPSASSIGDLGAFPPPPPPPPDSQSSALAALQKGGDLERRASRRYSQYQISKHLGGVNGVPMLPPQTTPIPNRGQKEARESLRAVQSRESVRHSRTISTQSRNAGLDSSPARIPSRVSEEPPTPVAEPSKALPESPAVRSPDDKYAPSATISGPLQEPSSFAPETKRGGDDEPTKKEQIKSEDVPTAPQPPEPKHNESFFQVSPPPTPTKDLTLFLQYKSKVKKIVLPEGRDELSIGRLQLAFIEKFSWNTQQNGADLPEIYIQDPVSGVRHELEDLSDVKDRTVLVLNVEALDEVKRHIDDGMSALTKIVREVKQHVDDQGVTLQRVSDRQRETATELARLAAAPSPTPPVDGSKPVIGAGKKLGAGQLGELRSLRRDLAVMRQTYSTFQTEVENSMSAIRSKAANVKTVAAKAAIPDIEGDAGYSYVTNGRKQLNADSDRLVAKVDDLQDLVEDLRKDVVHRGVRPLPRQLEGVAKDIGCLSKELKRMDEYMTSEKPIWTKIWEKELEDVCQGRDELRLMEDLLVDLRDDLEKANETFTLVEQATKEQMKDNGTGASAGTARQFSKGLNNLGNSLDQNAAKEDVLGEVRALQPNHEDRLEAIERAEKLRQKELEGRRGNALQREIANFVEEGKLKKSGGFEEVERSRKAKDDRIRREVWERQNGMIPENPVGEEEVTFEDAPEEAPDEAEAPTEAS
- a CDS encoding uncharacterized protein (EggNog:ENOG503NZUQ~COG:C); this translates as MVRGAEDRSLGERLDIDRARLREILIASLPEGMLRWGHRLKAIEGKTLVFCNTSLSGYDVVVGAAGLGVGLTETESSHLVRRFGFDTLTFVVLKSI